The following proteins are co-located in the Triticum aestivum cultivar Chinese Spring chromosome 1A, IWGSC CS RefSeq v2.1, whole genome shotgun sequence genome:
- the LOC123052022 gene encoding 10 kDa chaperonin 1, chloroplastic — protein sequence MAPSLLAAAASASPFLLHGAAGSASRRPVAPGRRAASSVRVHAAIKCDPSKVEPQSDRVLVRLETIPEKSAGGVLLPKSAVKFERYLMGEILSVGVDVSEVEAGKKVLFSDINAYEVDLGTEEKHCFCRESDLLAVVA from the exons ATGGCCCcctccctcctcgccgccgccgcctccgcctcgcccTTCCTCCTCCACGGCGCCGCCGGAAGCGCCAGCCGCAGGCCGGTCGCCCCCGGTCGCCGCGCCGCATCCTCCGTGCGCGTGCACGCCGCCATCAAGTGCGACCCTTCCAAG GTGGAGCCGCAGTCCGACCGGGTGCTCGTCCGTCTCGAGACTATCCCAGAG AAATCTGCTGGGGGAGTCCTGCTACCAAAATCTGCTGTTAAATTCGAGAGATATTTGATGGGCGAG ATTTTATCGGTCGGTGTTGATGTTAGTGAAGTTGAAGCTGGAAAGAAG GTTCTCTTCTCTGACATAAACGCTTACGAG GTGGACCTGGGAACAGAAGAGAAGCACTGCTTCTGCCGGGAGTCGGATCTCTTGGCTGTCGTCGCATGA